One segment of Tenrec ecaudatus isolate mTenEca1 chromosome 1, mTenEca1.hap1, whole genome shotgun sequence DNA contains the following:
- the SNRPE gene encoding small nuclear ribonucleoprotein E isoform X1 — protein MAYRGQGQKVQKVMVQPINLIFRYLQNRSRIQVWLYEQVNMRIEGCIIGFDEYMNLVLDDAEEIHSKTKSRKQLGRIMLKGDNITLLQSVST, from the exons ATGGCGTACCGCGGCCAAGGCCAGAAAGTACAGAAGGTGATGGTGCAGCCCATC AACCTCATCTTCAGATACTTGCAAAAT AGATCCCGGATTCAGGTGTGGCTTTATGAGCAAGTGAATATGCGGATAGAGGGCTGTATCATA GGCTTTGATGAGTACATGAACCTTGTATTAGATGATGCAGAAGAGATTCATTCTAAAACAAAGTCAAGAAAACAATTGG GACGGATCATGCTGAAAGGAGACAACATTACTCTGCTACAAAGTGTGTCCACCTAG
- the SNRPE gene encoding small nuclear ribonucleoprotein E isoform X2 produces MAYRGQGQKVQKRSRIQVWLYEQVNMRIEGCIIGFDEYMNLVLDDAEEIHSKTKSRKQLGRIMLKGDNITLLQSVST; encoded by the exons ATGGCGTACCGCGGCCAAGGCCAGAAAGTACAGAAG AGATCCCGGATTCAGGTGTGGCTTTATGAGCAAGTGAATATGCGGATAGAGGGCTGTATCATA GGCTTTGATGAGTACATGAACCTTGTATTAGATGATGCAGAAGAGATTCATTCTAAAACAAAGTCAAGAAAACAATTGG GACGGATCATGCTGAAAGGAGACAACATTACTCTGCTACAAAGTGTGTCCACCTAG